Proteins from a genomic interval of Saccopteryx leptura isolate mSacLep1 chromosome 13, mSacLep1_pri_phased_curated, whole genome shotgun sequence:
- the NT5C2 gene encoding cytosolic purine 5'-nucleotidase isoform X5 — protein sequence MEQSHFSSAFHVDCAQDAEVRVFVNRSLAMEKIKCFGFDMDYTLAVYKSPEYESLGFELTVERLVSIGYPQELLSFAYDSTFPTRGLVFDTLYGNLLKVDAYGNLLVCAHGFNFIRGSQVAAQKRPETREQYPNKFIQRDDTERFYILNTLFNLPETYLLACLVDFFTNCPRYTSCETGFKDGDLFMSYRSMFQDVRDAVDWVHYKGSLKEKTVENLEKYVVKDGKLPLLLSRMKEVGKVFLATNSDYKYTDKIMTYLFDFPHGPKVLYPGSSHRPWQSYFDLILVDARKPLFFGEGTVLRQVDTKTGKLKIGTYTGPLQHGIVYSGGSSDTICDLLGAKGKDILYIGDHIFGDILKSKKRQGWRTFLVIPELAQELHVWTDKSALFEELQSLDIFLAELYKHLDSSSNERPDISSIQRRIKKVTHDMDMCYGMMGSLFRSGSRQTLFASQVMRYADLYAASFINLLYYPFSYLFRAAHVLMPHESTVEHTHVDINEMESPLATRNRTSVDFKDTDYKRHQLTRSISEIKPPNLFPLAPQEITHCHDEDDDEEEEEEEE from the exons TGTACAAGTCCCCGGAGTATGAGTCCCTTGGTTTTGAGCTTACTGTGGAGAGATTAGTTTCTATTGGCTATCCTCAAGAGCTGCTCAGCTTTGCTTATGATTCTACATTCCCTACCag GGGACTTGTCTTTGATACACTATATGGAAATCTTTTGAAAGTTGATGCTTATGGAAACCTCTTGGTCTGTGCACATGGATTTAACTTCATAAGGGG TTCTCAGGTAGCTGCTCAGAAGAG accaGAAACTAGAGAACAGTATCCAAATAAATTTATCCAACGAGATGACACTGAAAGATTTTATATTCTGAATACACTATTCAACCTACCAG aaaCCTACCTGTTGGCCTGCCTAGTAGATTTTTTTACTAATTGTCCCAGATATACCAG CTGTGAAACAGGGTTTAAAGATGGGGACCTCTTCATGTCTTACCGGAGCATGTTCCAGGATGTCAGGGATGCTGTTGACTGGGTTCATTACAAG GGCTCCCTTAAGGAAAAGACAGTTGAAAATCTTGAGAAGTATGTAGTCAAAGAT GGAAAACTGCCTTTGCTTCTGAGCCGGATGAAGGAAGTAGGGAAAGTATTTCTTGCCACCAATAGTGACTATAAATATACAGAT aaaattATGACTTACCTGTTTGATTTCCCACATGGCCCCAAGGTACTGTAT CCTGGGAGTTCCCATCGACCATGGCAATCCTACTTTGACCTGATCTTGGTGGATGCACGGAAACCACTCTTTTTTGGAGAAGGCACAGTACTGCGTCAGGTGGATACT AAGACTGGCAAGCTGAAAATTGGTACCTACACAGGCCCCTTACAGCATGGTATTGTTTACTCAGGAG GTTCATCTGATACAATCTGTGATCTGTTGGGAGCCAAGGGCAAGGACATTTTGTATATTGGAGATCACATTTTTGGggacattttaaaatcaaagaaacGGCAAGGGTGGCGGACTTTCTTGGTGATTCCTGAACTTGCACAGGAACTTCATGTCTGGACTGATAAGAGTG CACTTTTTGAAGAGCTTCAGAGCTTGGATATTTTCTTGGCTGAACTCTATAA GCACCTTGACAGCAGCAGCAATGAACGCCCGGACATTAGCTCCATCCAGAGACGTATTAAG aaagtaACTCATGACATGGACATGTGCTACGGGATGATGGGAAGCCTGTTCCGCAGCGGCTCCCGGCAGACCCTCTTTGCCAGTCAGGTGATGCGCTATGCTGATCTCTACGcagcatctttcatcaatttgctgtattatccattcagctacctctTCAGAGCTGCCCATGTTTTG ATGCCTCACGAATCAACAGTGGAGCACACACACGTCGATATCAATGAGATGGAGTCCCCCCTCGCCACCCGGAACCGTACTTCAGTGGATTTCAAAGATACTGACTACAAGCGGCACCAGCTGACAAGATCGATTAGTGAGATTAAACCCCCCAACCTCTTCCCACTGGCCCCCCAGGAAATTACACACTGccatgatgaagatgatgatgaggaggaagaagaggaagaggaataa
- the NT5C2 gene encoding cytosolic purine 5'-nucleotidase isoform X6, with translation MSKEGVFVNRSLAMEKIKCFGFDMDYTLAVYKSPEYESLGFELTVERLVSIGYPQELLSFAYDSTFPTRGLVFDTLYGNLLKVDAYGNLLVCAHGFNFIRGSQVAAQKRPETREQYPNKFIQRDDTERFYILNTLFNLPETYLLACLVDFFTNCPRYTSCETGFKDGDLFMSYRSMFQDVRDAVDWVHYKGSLKEKTVENLEKYVVKDGKLPLLLSRMKEVGKVFLATNSDYKYTDKIMTYLFDFPHGPKVLYPGSSHRPWQSYFDLILVDARKPLFFGEGTVLRQVDTKTGKLKIGTYTGPLQHGIVYSGGSSDTICDLLGAKGKDILYIGDHIFGDILKSKKRQGWRTFLVIPELAQELHVWTDKSALFEELQSLDIFLAELYKHLDSSSNERPDISSIQRRIKKVTHDMDMCYGMMGSLFRSGSRQTLFASQVMRYADLYAASFINLLYYPFSYLFRAAHVLMPHESTVEHTHVDINEMESPLATRNRTSVDFKDTDYKRHQLTRSISEIKPPNLFPLAPQEITHCHDEDDDEEEEEEEE, from the exons TGTACAAGTCCCCGGAGTATGAGTCCCTTGGTTTTGAGCTTACTGTGGAGAGATTAGTTTCTATTGGCTATCCTCAAGAGCTGCTCAGCTTTGCTTATGATTCTACATTCCCTACCag GGGACTTGTCTTTGATACACTATATGGAAATCTTTTGAAAGTTGATGCTTATGGAAACCTCTTGGTCTGTGCACATGGATTTAACTTCATAAGGGG TTCTCAGGTAGCTGCTCAGAAGAG accaGAAACTAGAGAACAGTATCCAAATAAATTTATCCAACGAGATGACACTGAAAGATTTTATATTCTGAATACACTATTCAACCTACCAG aaaCCTACCTGTTGGCCTGCCTAGTAGATTTTTTTACTAATTGTCCCAGATATACCAG CTGTGAAACAGGGTTTAAAGATGGGGACCTCTTCATGTCTTACCGGAGCATGTTCCAGGATGTCAGGGATGCTGTTGACTGGGTTCATTACAAG GGCTCCCTTAAGGAAAAGACAGTTGAAAATCTTGAGAAGTATGTAGTCAAAGAT GGAAAACTGCCTTTGCTTCTGAGCCGGATGAAGGAAGTAGGGAAAGTATTTCTTGCCACCAATAGTGACTATAAATATACAGAT aaaattATGACTTACCTGTTTGATTTCCCACATGGCCCCAAGGTACTGTAT CCTGGGAGTTCCCATCGACCATGGCAATCCTACTTTGACCTGATCTTGGTGGATGCACGGAAACCACTCTTTTTTGGAGAAGGCACAGTACTGCGTCAGGTGGATACT AAGACTGGCAAGCTGAAAATTGGTACCTACACAGGCCCCTTACAGCATGGTATTGTTTACTCAGGAG GTTCATCTGATACAATCTGTGATCTGTTGGGAGCCAAGGGCAAGGACATTTTGTATATTGGAGATCACATTTTTGGggacattttaaaatcaaagaaacGGCAAGGGTGGCGGACTTTCTTGGTGATTCCTGAACTTGCACAGGAACTTCATGTCTGGACTGATAAGAGTG CACTTTTTGAAGAGCTTCAGAGCTTGGATATTTTCTTGGCTGAACTCTATAA GCACCTTGACAGCAGCAGCAATGAACGCCCGGACATTAGCTCCATCCAGAGACGTATTAAG aaagtaACTCATGACATGGACATGTGCTACGGGATGATGGGAAGCCTGTTCCGCAGCGGCTCCCGGCAGACCCTCTTTGCCAGTCAGGTGATGCGCTATGCTGATCTCTACGcagcatctttcatcaatttgctgtattatccattcagctacctctTCAGAGCTGCCCATGTTTTG ATGCCTCACGAATCAACAGTGGAGCACACACACGTCGATATCAATGAGATGGAGTCCCCCCTCGCCACCCGGAACCGTACTTCAGTGGATTTCAAAGATACTGACTACAAGCGGCACCAGCTGACAAGATCGATTAGTGAGATTAAACCCCCCAACCTCTTCCCACTGGCCCCCCAGGAAATTACACACTGccatgatgaagatgatgatgaggaggaagaagaggaagaggaataa